A section of the Streptomyces xinghaiensis S187 genome encodes:
- a CDS encoding M48 family metalloprotease, whose translation MLLLLVLLLAGGYAGRVLFVGLRGSAPARALEQCSAVYEREAPAGPQADPRRSAAALARLQECTADVQREMDVFVVAGAAVTLALGLLLMRLLPLLLARRAGPLVPAPPGWSEPAAEAARELGLRRAPEVLRGGLRLREAFAYAHHGRARIVLPPGAAGLPPEQRTALIRHETAHVAAGDITLAWLTRGVRWAVLTVLMVPLLHVLVSALPSTDGAPSLSSLPAILPGLLWKMFTLPFYLDYGLRAVLLLGTAAVVAAALLRRREYEADLRSVHGRPTGGLQALLTDRADSSGRWWHRPFALHPAPARRLAAVRRPDLVLRSSVTGTAAVGLLVGMFLPALEAALPQGPHRLLPWGDQLHTAAVPAGLALAVAWGVPLWTGVLAGRAPGRPPGTRRLLLALPAGLLLGLLAQLWATGLIRTPGPFGLWSTLVTVPVAVAGAAGCSLVLARLRSGGRTAGRMTRRDRLVATAVNLALFTGAFWAGQDTALSFHIFGSSPAGGGWTVWWNGYIAAAMFTGRETVIAAALAVVAFLAWRWSVRGGPGGAPAAPDRGVGAAFLPVAVVPAALGAAVGAIAARWTVPPAERAGGYGPADGLLDLWVISSAGVACLVTLVLLTGSTGLATAVAAAPAASLLVSLAVWGRYLTTWPQPWGALHTLAIRPLSLLAVILLTVGLPLASLSARHGPVRRTVALRVAPALSLVIAASLTAVVQRSPELAFAYLNALDDG comes from the coding sequence GTGCTCCTGCTGCTCGTCCTGCTGCTGGCCGGCGGATACGCGGGCCGCGTGCTCTTCGTCGGTCTCCGGGGCAGCGCCCCCGCGCGGGCCTTGGAGCAGTGCTCGGCCGTGTACGAACGGGAGGCCCCGGCAGGGCCGCAGGCCGACCCCCGGCGTTCCGCGGCCGCGCTCGCACGCCTGCAGGAATGCACGGCCGACGTACAGCGGGAGATGGACGTCTTCGTGGTGGCGGGCGCCGCGGTGACGCTCGCGCTCGGTCTGCTCCTGATGCGGCTGCTGCCCCTGCTGCTCGCCCGCCGCGCCGGACCGCTCGTCCCCGCACCGCCCGGCTGGAGCGAGCCGGCCGCCGAGGCCGCGCGTGAGCTGGGGCTCCGGCGGGCACCGGAAGTCCTGCGCGGCGGGCTGCGGTTGCGGGAGGCGTTCGCCTACGCCCACCACGGCCGGGCCCGGATCGTCCTGCCGCCGGGGGCCGCGGGACTGCCGCCCGAGCAGCGCACGGCCCTCATACGGCACGAGACGGCGCATGTCGCCGCCGGAGACATCACCCTGGCCTGGCTGACGCGCGGCGTCCGCTGGGCGGTGCTCACCGTGCTGATGGTCCCGCTTCTCCATGTACTGGTCAGCGCGCTGCCGTCCACCGACGGCGCACCGTCGCTCTCCTCACTGCCGGCCATCCTGCCCGGGCTGCTGTGGAAGATGTTCACCCTGCCCTTCTATCTCGACTACGGGCTGCGGGCCGTGCTGCTCCTGGGCACGGCCGCCGTGGTCGCGGCCGCTCTGCTGCGACGCCGCGAGTACGAGGCGGATCTCCGGTCGGTCCACGGCCGGCCGACCGGGGGCCTGCAGGCCCTGCTCACCGACCGGGCGGACTCCTCCGGACGGTGGTGGCACCGTCCCTTCGCCCTGCACCCGGCCCCCGCACGGAGACTGGCCGCCGTACGCCGCCCCGACCTCGTCCTGCGCAGTTCGGTCACGGGGACGGCTGCGGTCGGTCTGCTGGTGGGCATGTTCCTCCCCGCACTCGAAGCCGCGTTGCCGCAGGGGCCCCATCGCCTGCTCCCGTGGGGAGACCAGTTGCACACGGCCGCGGTGCCGGCCGGGCTCGCCCTGGCCGTGGCCTGGGGAGTACCGCTGTGGACGGGGGTCCTGGCCGGCCGGGCTCCCGGCCGGCCGCCGGGAACCCGCCGGCTGCTCCTTGCCCTGCCGGCCGGGCTCCTGCTCGGGCTGCTGGCGCAGCTGTGGGCCACCGGGCTCATCCGGACGCCGGGACCGTTCGGCCTGTGGAGCACCCTGGTGACCGTGCCGGTGGCCGTCGCCGGTGCGGCGGGGTGCAGCCTCGTCCTGGCGCGGCTCCGGTCCGGCGGGCGCACGGCGGGCCGCATGACGCGCCGGGACCGGCTGGTGGCCACTGCGGTCAACCTGGCCCTGTTCACCGGGGCGTTCTGGGCAGGGCAGGACACCGCCTTGTCCTTTCACATCTTCGGCAGTTCACCGGCGGGCGGCGGCTGGACGGTCTGGTGGAACGGGTACATCGCTGCCGCGATGTTCACCGGCCGCGAGACCGTGATCGCCGCCGCGCTGGCGGTCGTGGCGTTCCTGGCCTGGCGCTGGAGCGTCCGCGGCGGCCCCGGGGGCGCTCCGGCGGCGCCGGACCGCGGCGTGGGCGCCGCCTTCCTCCCGGTCGCAGTTGTCCCGGCGGCCCTCGGGGCCGCTGTCGGCGCGATCGCCGCGCGCTGGACCGTTCCGCCGGCCGAGCGGGCCGGAGGCTACGGCCCGGCCGACGGTCTCCTCGACCTGTGGGTGATCTCCTCGGCAGGTGTGGCCTGTCTCGTGACGCTCGTCCTGCTGACCGGTTCCACCGGGCTGGCCACGGCCGTCGCCGCGGCACCGGCGGCCTCCCTCCTGGTGTCCCTGGCCGTGTGGGGCCGGTACCTCACCACCTGGCCACAGCCCTGGGGCGCCTTGCACACCCTGGCGATCAGGCCGCTGTCCCTGCTCGCCGTGATCCTGCTCACCGTGGGGCTGCCGCTGGCGTCCCTGAGCGCCCGCCACGGACCGGTGCGGCGCACCGTCGCGCTCCGGGTGGCCCCGGCCCTGTCCCTGGTGATCGCCGCGTCGCTCACCGCCGTCGTGCAGCGGTCCCCGGAGCTGGCCTTCGCCTATCTGAACGCGCTGGACGACGGCTGA
- a CDS encoding HD-GYP domain-containing protein: MSPGGAAAELRAARPDAGAVLLLAAAALLAAGALGRTLAQGVTGPRTALAFGALIAVGELLRCGPDRRGPAPLAAAGAVGYAFLGPAAGDPGGPDGPGVLQTVAVVLMAGLAGPAGAVLSARAGDGGRGGRAAVDARAAKAVEQARAAVDARHARDRLGRRVLTAGFAACCVQPLSHPEALPVWTGGGPGRALYLLLAAVLTAQCDTALRAVFARSRRESPSGTRFPGEPRARAAPAAAVCGTGALLAPAVDVAGLWALPAFCLPLLPALYAYRRYEDVRATCRQTIASLARATEIAGCVPAGHAHRVAALSRDVGRELGLSGPELDVVEYAALLHDVGRLSLPDPAPGGAGELPAEDRRRIARLGGAVVRQTGVPPEVAVVVERQADPCPEQPLPTRIIRAVDAYDDLTDGAGRPAGAEALDRLRRDDGEEYEPRVVDALARVLSRGGAGP, translated from the coding sequence GTGAGCCCCGGCGGAGCGGCCGCGGAGCTCCGGGCGGCGCGCCCGGATGCCGGGGCCGTTCTCCTTCTGGCGGCGGCCGCGCTGCTGGCGGCCGGGGCGCTCGGCCGGACACTCGCCCAGGGCGTCACGGGCCCGCGCACCGCGCTCGCGTTCGGTGCGCTGATCGCCGTCGGGGAGCTCCTCCGCTGCGGACCGGACCGGCGCGGTCCCGCGCCGCTGGCCGCCGCCGGCGCGGTGGGGTACGCGTTCCTGGGCCCGGCGGCCGGGGACCCCGGTGGCCCGGACGGCCCCGGGGTGCTCCAGACCGTCGCGGTCGTCCTCATGGCCGGGCTGGCCGGTCCGGCCGGTGCGGTGCTGTCCGCCCGTGCCGGCGACGGCGGCCGGGGCGGGCGGGCCGCCGTGGACGCCCGGGCCGCCAAGGCCGTCGAGCAGGCCCGGGCCGCCGTGGACGCCCGGCACGCCCGGGACCGGCTGGGCCGCCGGGTGCTGACCGCCGGGTTCGCCGCCTGCTGCGTGCAGCCGCTGTCCCACCCGGAGGCACTGCCCGTCTGGACCGGCGGCGGGCCGGGCCGGGCGCTGTACCTGCTGCTCGCCGCGGTCCTCACCGCGCAGTGCGACACCGCGCTCCGTGCCGTGTTCGCCCGCTCCCGGCGTGAAAGCCCTTCCGGGACGCGGTTCCCCGGGGAACCGCGGGCGCGGGCGGCCCCCGCGGCGGCGGTCTGCGGCACCGGCGCCCTGCTGGCCCCGGCCGTGGACGTCGCCGGCCTGTGGGCGCTGCCAGCCTTCTGCCTGCCGCTGCTGCCGGCTCTGTACGCCTACCGCCGCTATGAGGACGTCCGGGCCACCTGCCGCCAGACCATCGCCTCCCTCGCCCGTGCCACCGAGATCGCCGGCTGTGTCCCCGCGGGCCACGCCCACCGGGTCGCCGCGCTCAGCCGGGACGTCGGACGCGAACTGGGGCTGTCCGGGCCCGAGCTGGACGTCGTCGAGTACGCGGCGTTGCTGCACGACGTCGGCCGGCTCTCCCTCCCGGACCCCGCGCCCGGCGGGGCGGGGGAGCTCCCGGCCGAGGACCGCCGCCGGATCGCCCGGCTCGGCGGCGCGGTCGTCCGGCAGACCGGGGTGCCGCCCGAGGTGGCCGTGGTCGTCGAGCGGCAGGCGGACCCGTGCCCGGAGCAGCCGCTGCCCACCCGCATCATCCGGGCCGTCGACGCCTACGACGATCTGACGGACGGCGCCGGCCGTCCCGCCGGCGCCGAGGCGCTGGACCGGCTCCGGCGGGATGACGGGGAGGAGTACGAACCCCGGGTCGTCGACGCGCTCGCCAGGGTGCTCTCCCGCGGCGGTGCCGGGCCCTGA
- a CDS encoding ribonucleoside-diphosphate reductase subunit alpha — protein sequence MTIAPADPVSADSGGTATAGREAPGTALLRLLTGLTADLPAADPGRVAAAALRGREPGADEAALRELATEAAAGLISEDPVYSRLAARLLSRAIADEAAGRGAVSFPDSIAVGHREGLIADRTAAFVREHAARLDTLVETSLADGADDRFGYFGLRTLYGRYLLRHPVSRQVVETPQYFLLRVACGLAADDSPAAVDEVASLYRLMSRLDYLPSSPTLFNSGTRHPQMSSCYLLDSPLDELDSLYERYHQVARLSKHAGGIGLPFSRIRSRGALIRGTNGHSGGIVPFLRTLDSSVAAVNQGGRRKGAACVYLEPWHADIEEFLELRDNTGEEARRTHNLNLANWIPDEFMRRVEADAEWSLFSPSDVPALPDLWGAEFDAAYRRAEEAGLAVRRLPARQLYARMMRTLAQTGNGWMTFKDAANRTANQTAEPGKVVHSSNLCTEILEVTDDGETAVCNLGSVNLAAHVAADAGTGEAAVAEAMDWERLDATVRTAVAFLDRVVDINFYPTPQAAASNRRWRPVGLGVMGLQDVFFRLRLPFDSPAAARLSTEISERIMLAAYEASCDLAGRHGPHPAWSSTRASRGVLHPDHYGVRPRWPERWEALRARIATTGLRNSLLLAIAPTATIASIAGVYECVEPQVSNLFKRETLSGEFLQVNTYLVEELKELGRWDARTREALRDGNGSVQGLDRLPAGLRDRYRTAWELPQRALIDMAAARTPYLDQSQSLNLFMASPTIGKLSSMYAYAWRKGLKTTYYLRSRPATRIARAAGSADAAAAPPDPAPAPVPVPAHRPGPAAVSVPAPAERTAGGDAAACSLENPDSCEACQ from the coding sequence GTGACCATCGCGCCCGCCGATCCCGTGTCAGCCGACAGCGGGGGCACAGCGACCGCCGGCCGGGAAGCCCCCGGTACCGCGCTGCTGCGCCTCCTCACCGGGCTGACGGCCGATCTGCCCGCCGCCGACCCGGGCCGGGTGGCCGCCGCCGCGCTGCGCGGCCGCGAACCCGGCGCGGACGAGGCCGCGTTGCGCGAGCTCGCCACGGAGGCCGCGGCCGGGCTGATCTCCGAGGACCCGGTGTACTCGCGGCTGGCGGCCCGGCTCCTCAGCCGTGCCATCGCGGACGAGGCGGCCGGCCGGGGCGCGGTCTCGTTCCCGGACTCGATCGCGGTTGGCCACCGGGAGGGCCTGATCGCCGACCGCACCGCCGCCTTCGTACGCGAGCACGCGGCGCGGCTGGACACCCTGGTGGAGACGTCGCTCGCCGACGGCGCCGACGACCGCTTCGGCTACTTCGGGCTGCGGACCCTGTACGGCCGCTACCTGCTGCGGCATCCGGTGAGCCGTCAGGTCGTCGAGACCCCGCAGTACTTCCTGCTCCGGGTGGCCTGCGGGCTGGCCGCGGACGACTCGCCCGCGGCCGTGGACGAGGTCGCCTCGCTCTACCGGCTGATGAGCCGGCTGGACTACCTCCCCAGCTCCCCCACCCTCTTCAACTCCGGCACCCGGCACCCGCAGATGTCCTCCTGCTATCTGCTGGACTCCCCGCTCGACGAACTGGACTCCCTCTACGAGCGCTACCACCAGGTCGCCCGGCTCTCCAAGCACGCGGGCGGCATCGGCCTGCCGTTCAGCCGGATCCGCTCCCGGGGCGCCCTGATCCGCGGCACCAACGGCCACTCCGGCGGGATCGTCCCGTTCCTGCGCACGCTCGACTCCTCCGTCGCCGCCGTCAACCAGGGCGGCCGGCGGAAGGGCGCGGCCTGCGTCTACCTGGAGCCCTGGCACGCCGACATCGAGGAGTTCCTGGAGCTGCGGGACAACACCGGCGAGGAGGCCCGCCGCACGCACAACCTCAACCTGGCCAACTGGATCCCGGACGAGTTCATGCGCCGGGTCGAGGCCGACGCCGAGTGGTCGCTCTTCTCCCCCTCCGACGTGCCCGCGCTGCCGGACCTGTGGGGCGCCGAGTTCGACGCGGCCTACCGCCGGGCCGAGGAGGCCGGGCTCGCCGTCCGGCGGCTGCCCGCGCGGCAGTTGTACGCCCGGATGATGCGCACGCTCGCACAGACCGGCAACGGCTGGATGACGTTCAAGGACGCCGCCAACCGGACCGCGAACCAGACCGCCGAGCCCGGCAAGGTCGTCCACTCCTCGAATCTCTGCACCGAGATCCTGGAGGTCACGGACGACGGGGAGACCGCCGTCTGCAACCTCGGGTCGGTCAACCTCGCGGCCCATGTCGCGGCGGACGCCGGTACCGGTGAGGCCGCGGTGGCGGAGGCGATGGACTGGGAGCGGCTGGACGCCACCGTCCGCACCGCCGTGGCCTTCCTCGACCGGGTCGTGGACATCAACTTCTACCCCACCCCGCAGGCCGCCGCCTCCAACCGGCGCTGGCGCCCGGTCGGACTCGGGGTGATGGGGCTGCAGGACGTCTTCTTCCGGCTGCGGCTGCCCTTCGACTCCCCCGCGGCGGCCCGGCTCTCCACCGAGATCTCCGAGCGGATCATGCTCGCGGCGTACGAGGCCTCCTGCGATCTCGCCGGACGGCACGGTCCGCACCCGGCCTGGTCCTCCACCCGCGCCTCGCGCGGCGTGCTCCACCCCGACCACTACGGCGTCCGGCCCCGGTGGCCGGAGCGGTGGGAGGCGCTGCGGGCCCGGATCGCCACCACGGGGCTGCGCAACTCCCTGCTGCTCGCCATCGCCCCGACCGCGACGATCGCCTCCATCGCCGGGGTGTACGAGTGCGTCGAGCCGCAGGTGTCGAACCTCTTCAAGCGCGAGACCCTCTCGGGTGAGTTCCTGCAGGTCAACACCTATCTGGTGGAGGAGCTCAAGGAGCTCGGCCGCTGGGACGCGCGGACCCGCGAGGCGCTTCGCGACGGCAACGGCTCCGTCCAGGGGCTGGACCGGCTCCCGGCCGGGCTGCGGGACCGCTACCGCACCGCCTGGGAACTGCCGCAGCGGGCGCTGATCGACATGGCCGCGGCCCGCACGCCGTATCTGGACCAGAGCCAGTCGCTCAATCTCTTCATGGCCTCGCCGACCATCGGCAAGCTCAGCTCGATGTACGCCTACGCCTGGAGGAAGGGCCTCAAGACCACCTACTACCTGCGGTCGCGCCCGGCCACCCGGATCGCGCGGGCCGCCGGTTCCGCCGACGCGGCGGCCGCACCGCCGGACCCCGCACCCGCACCCGTCCCCGTCCCGGCGCACCGCCCCGGCCCCGCCGCCGTTTCCGTTCCCGCTCCGGCGGAGCGGACGGCCGGCGGGGACGCGGCCGCCTGCTCCCTGGAGAACCCCGACTCCTGCGAGGCCTGCCAGTGA
- a CDS encoding HD-GYP domain-containing protein — protein MRVVPRGARAYLFCVTLAAAVSAAPALLPGARTPWAAVALLAALYALCGGLARLPLPGFPPFLGATGHAAAPGGGRVRTGLPSAAGSFAPILLAGAFLLPPAAAALVPVPGALAGRVERRPVRLRRLWNAVRLSLATCAAAHVHARAAGDAAGGPLGAGDVPGALLPAAAGAGAYCLVLALLDWGILVTAEGLPARDASRGLPRTLPPHLLHGPAGLLAAALWHSPYGPVTAAAALLPMSLSGWVLARYHHEHTAHQATIRALVQAVGIKDRYTRGHSERVGRASVLIARELGLAGDRLEALRFAGVLHDIGKIGVPTRLLRKDGPLTPEERRLIQLHPEYGDEMVRGIAFLEEARAAILHHHERLDGRGYPYGLSGDGIPESARVVAVADAFDAMTSTRSYRRARPVGEAVAELRRCAGSQFDPRMVRALCRALERHGWHPAAAVHTEARPGRGGGLPPSRTAASGGRTEAREAPGAGERRGPGRGPHGGVAR, from the coding sequence ATGCGAGTGGTGCCACGGGGGGCGCGCGCGTATCTGTTCTGCGTCACGCTCGCCGCCGCGGTGTCCGCCGCCCCCGCGCTGCTCCCCGGGGCCCGCACCCCGTGGGCGGCCGTGGCCCTGCTCGCCGCCCTCTACGCCCTCTGCGGCGGGCTCGCCCGGCTCCCCCTTCCCGGCTTCCCGCCGTTCCTCGGCGCCACCGGGCACGCGGCCGCGCCGGGCGGTGGCCGTGTGCGGACGGGCCTTCCGTCCGCCGCGGGGAGCTTCGCGCCGATCCTGCTGGCCGGAGCGTTTCTGCTGCCGCCCGCCGCCGCGGCCCTCGTCCCCGTGCCCGGCGCGCTCGCCGGCCGGGTGGAGCGGCGGCCGGTGCGGCTCCGCCGCCTCTGGAACGCCGTACGGCTCTCCCTCGCCACCTGCGCCGCGGCCCACGTCCACGCGCGGGCCGCCGGCGACGCGGCCGGCGGGCCCCTCGGCGCCGGTGACGTCCCCGGTGCCCTGCTTCCCGCGGCCGCCGGCGCCGGCGCCTACTGCCTGGTGCTCGCCCTGCTGGACTGGGGCATCCTCGTCACGGCCGAGGGACTGCCGGCCCGCGACGCCTCCCGCGGCCTGCCGCGCACCCTGCCGCCCCATCTCCTGCACGGCCCGGCCGGGCTGCTCGCCGCGGCCCTGTGGCACAGCCCGTACGGCCCCGTCACGGCGGCGGCCGCGCTGCTGCCGATGTCGCTCTCCGGCTGGGTGCTCGCCCGGTACCACCACGAGCACACCGCCCACCAGGCCACCATCCGCGCCCTCGTCCAGGCCGTCGGCATCAAGGACCGCTACACCCGCGGCCACAGCGAGCGGGTCGGCCGCGCCTCCGTCCTGATCGCGCGCGAACTCGGCCTGGCCGGTGACCGGCTGGAGGCCCTGCGCTTCGCCGGCGTGCTGCACGACATCGGCAAGATCGGCGTCCCCACCCGCCTGCTGCGCAAGGACGGGCCGCTGACGCCCGAGGAGCGCCGCCTCATCCAGCTCCATCCCGAGTACGGGGACGAGATGGTGCGGGGCATCGCCTTCCTGGAGGAGGCGCGCGCCGCCATCCTCCACCACCACGAGCGGCTGGACGGGCGCGGCTATCCGTACGGGCTGAGCGGCGACGGGATCCCCGAATCGGCGCGGGTCGTCGCGGTCGCCGACGCCTTCGACGCCATGACCTCCACCCGCTCCTACCGGCGGGCCCGGCCGGTCGGCGAGGCCGTCGCGGAACTCCGCCGCTGCGCCGGGTCCCAGTTCGACCCGCGCATGGTGCGGGCGCTCTGCCGGGCGCTGGAACGGCACGGCTGGCATCCGGCGGCCGCGGTGCACACCGAGGCGCGGCCGGGACGCGGAGGGGGCCTGCCCCCGTCGCGCACGGCCGCGTCCGGCGGCCGGACGGAGGCGCGGGAGGCGCCGGGCGCGGGGGAGCGGCGGGGACCGGGCCGCGGCCCGCACGGAGGTGTCGCCCGGTGA
- the def gene encoding peptide deformylase, translating into MAQQDSARQAAEGTPAAEAPEPAESGEGLEFSDDTADAEERERAHRERGTARPITVVGNPVLHRRCQDVTEFDDKLAQLIDDMFASQRAAEGVGLAANQIGVDLRVFVYDCPDDDGVRHVGAICNPVIEELPAERRVLDESNEGCLSVPTAYAPLARPDYAVCRGQDAEGKPIVVRGTGYFARCLQHETDHLDGYLYIDRLSKRDRKDALRQMAEGTPRYETVPND; encoded by the coding sequence ATGGCCCAGCAGGACAGCGCACGGCAGGCGGCGGAGGGGACACCGGCCGCGGAGGCTCCGGAGCCCGCGGAGTCCGGGGAGGGCCTGGAGTTCTCCGACGACACGGCCGACGCCGAGGAGCGGGAGCGGGCGCACCGCGAGCGGGGCACGGCCCGCCCGATCACCGTGGTGGGCAATCCGGTGCTGCACCGCCGGTGCCAGGACGTCACCGAGTTCGACGACAAGCTCGCGCAGCTGATCGACGACATGTTCGCCAGCCAGCGCGCGGCGGAGGGCGTCGGCCTGGCGGCCAATCAGATCGGCGTGGATCTGCGGGTGTTCGTCTACGACTGCCCGGACGACGACGGCGTGCGCCACGTCGGCGCCATCTGCAACCCGGTCATCGAGGAACTGCCGGCCGAGCGCCGGGTGCTGGACGAGTCCAACGAGGGCTGTCTGTCCGTCCCGACCGCCTACGCCCCGCTGGCGCGCCCGGACTACGCGGTCTGCCGCGGCCAGGACGCCGAGGGCAAGCCGATCGTGGTCCGCGGCACCGGCTACTTCGCGCGCTGCCTCCAGCACGAGACGGACCACCTCGACGGCTATCTCTACATCGACCGGCTGTCGAAGCGTGACCGCAAGGACGCCCTGCGGCAGATGGCCGAGGGCACACCGCGCTACGAGACGGTGCCGAACGACTGA
- a CDS encoding D-Ala-D-Ala carboxypeptidase family metallohydrolase — protein MIRRVARLLVAFVMVMTGLTAGALATAGTAQADSCYTWSRTLSQGASGADVSQLQIRVAGYPGTGGVLAIDGSYGPATAAAVKRFQAAYGLAADGVAGPATFSKIYALQDNDCTPAHFSYSELNQCNSTWAGGAVSAATAKSNALRTMWKLEALRHALGDQPIRVTSGFRSTACNNAAGGSATSRHLYGDAADLGVSPHSLCTLAKAARNHGFREILGPGYQGHDDHTHLAHRSNRFWSASRCGI, from the coding sequence GTGATCAGACGTGTCGCACGGCTCTTGGTCGCCTTTGTCATGGTCATGACCGGTCTGACCGCCGGGGCGCTCGCCACGGCCGGGACCGCGCAGGCCGACAGCTGTTACACCTGGTCCCGCACCCTCTCCCAGGGCGCCTCGGGCGCCGACGTCAGCCAGCTGCAGATCCGCGTCGCCGGCTACCCCGGCACCGGCGGCGTCCTGGCCATCGACGGCTCGTACGGACCGGCGACCGCGGCCGCGGTCAAGCGCTTCCAGGCCGCGTACGGGCTGGCCGCGGACGGCGTCGCCGGCCCCGCGACGTTCAGCAAGATCTACGCGCTGCAGGACAACGACTGCACGCCGGCCCACTTCTCGTACAGCGAGCTCAACCAGTGCAACAGCACCTGGGCCGGCGGCGCGGTCAGCGCCGCCACCGCCAAGTCCAACGCGCTGCGCACCATGTGGAAGCTGGAAGCGCTGCGGCACGCGCTCGGCGACCAGCCGATCCGGGTGACCAGCGGCTTCCGCTCCACCGCCTGCAACAACGCCGCCGGCGGCTCCGCCACCAGCCGCCACCTCTACGGTGACGCGGCCGACCTGGGCGTCTCCCCGCACTCCCTGTGCACCCTGGCCAAGGCCGCCCGCAACCACGGCTTCCGGGAGATCCTCGGCCCGGGCTACCAGGGGCACGACGACCACACCCACCTCGCCCACCGGTCCAACCGGTTCTGGTCCGCGTCGAGGTGCGGTATCTGA
- a CDS encoding ribonucleotide-diphosphate reductase subunit beta: MRYPGFYERYRDAIRNTWTVEEVDLHSDVADLARLSPGERHLIGRLVAFFATGDSIVANNLVLTLYRHINSPEARLYLSRQLFEEAVHVQFYLTLLDTYLPDHDDRAAAFAAVENIPSIREKAEFCFRWMDSVEKLDRLESRDDRRRFLLNLICFAACIEGLFFYGAFAYVYWFRSRGLLHGLATGTNWVFRDESLHMDFAFSVVDTVREEEPDLFDEELAGRVTAMLEEAVEAELQFARDLCGEGLPGMNTDSMREYLRCVADQRLRRLGLPVRYGARNPFSFMELQGVQELTNFFERRPSAYQVAVEGSVSFDDDF; encoded by the coding sequence ATGCGCTATCCGGGCTTCTACGAGCGCTACCGCGACGCGATCCGGAACACCTGGACCGTGGAGGAGGTCGATCTCCACTCCGACGTGGCGGACCTGGCCCGGCTCTCCCCCGGCGAGCGCCATCTCATCGGGCGGCTCGTCGCCTTCTTCGCCACCGGGGACTCGATCGTCGCCAACAATCTCGTCCTCACGCTCTACCGGCACATCAACTCCCCCGAGGCGCGGCTCTACCTCTCCCGTCAGCTGTTCGAGGAGGCGGTGCACGTCCAGTTCTATCTGACGCTGCTGGACACCTACCTCCCCGACCACGACGACCGCGCCGCCGCCTTCGCCGCCGTGGAGAACATCCCCTCGATCCGCGAGAAGGCCGAGTTCTGCTTCCGGTGGATGGACTCGGTGGAGAAGCTGGACCGGCTGGAGAGCAGGGACGACCGGCGGCGCTTCCTGCTCAACCTGATCTGCTTCGCCGCCTGCATCGAAGGGCTGTTCTTCTACGGGGCCTTCGCCTACGTCTACTGGTTCCGCTCCCGCGGACTGCTGCACGGGCTGGCGACCGGCACCAACTGGGTGTTCCGAGACGAGTCCCTGCACATGGACTTCGCCTTCTCGGTCGTGGACACCGTCCGCGAGGAGGAGCCGGACCTCTTCGACGAGGAACTGGCCGGCCGGGTCACGGCGATGCTGGAGGAGGCGGTCGAGGCGGAACTGCAGTTCGCCCGTGATCTCTGCGGGGAGGGGCTGCCGGGCATGAACACCGATTCGATGCGCGAGTATCTGCGGTGCGTCGCCGACCAGCGGCTCCGCCGGCTCGGGCTGCCGGTGCGCTACGGGGCGCGGAACCCGTTCTCCTTCATGGAGCTGCAGGGGGTGCAGGAGCTGACCAACTTCTTCGAGCGCCGGCCGTCGGCCTACCAGGTCGCGGTGGAGGGGTCCGTCTCCTTCGACGACGACTTCTAG
- a CDS encoding tetratricopeptide repeat protein: MKIFGKVRNRPSASWRQATDRAFTLIGDGRYEDAGALLTRAADMEPWISESWFNLALLHKFRHDWEQARTAGLRAVALLDRDAGAPDWWNVGIAATALQDWPLARRAWQAYGLRVRGDQGADAPAGEPVGMELGSAAVRLSPEGEAEVVWGRRLDPARIEVLSIPLPSSGRRWGEVVLHDGVPRGERLTAAGPSYPVFDEIELWAPSPVPTWVVLLEAAAEADRDALERLAADAGFAAEDWSSSVRLLCRTCSESRMPSAEGDGEHLDPHDHSVPGHPGPLGHRTAGDRWVAERECGIAAPPGLVRGLLDGWVADSPDTRAWRDLEEVC; encoded by the coding sequence GTGAAGATCTTCGGCAAGGTACGGAACCGGCCCTCCGCCTCCTGGCGGCAGGCGACCGACCGCGCTTTCACGCTGATCGGCGACGGCCGGTACGAGGACGCGGGAGCGCTGCTGACGCGCGCCGCGGACATGGAGCCCTGGATCTCCGAGTCCTGGTTCAACCTGGCGCTGCTGCACAAGTTCCGGCACGACTGGGAGCAGGCGCGCACGGCCGGCCTGCGTGCCGTCGCCCTGCTGGACCGGGACGCCGGCGCCCCGGACTGGTGGAACGTCGGCATCGCCGCCACCGCCCTGCAGGACTGGCCGCTGGCCCGCCGCGCCTGGCAGGCGTACGGACTCCGGGTCCGCGGCGACCAGGGCGCGGACGCCCCCGCCGGCGAGCCGGTGGGCATGGAGCTGGGCAGCGCCGCCGTACGGCTGTCGCCGGAGGGCGAGGCCGAGGTCGTGTGGGGCCGCCGGCTGGACCCCGCGCGGATCGAGGTGCTGAGCATCCCGCTGCCGTCCTCCGGACGCCGCTGGGGCGAGGTCGTCCTGCACGACGGCGTCCCGCGCGGTGAGCGGCTGACCGCGGCCGGGCCGTCGTACCCCGTCTTCGACGAGATCGAGCTGTGGGCGCCGTCCCCGGTGCCCACCTGGGTCGTGCTGCTGGAGGCGGCGGCCGAGGCCGACCGGGACGCCCTGGAGCGGCTGGCCGCTGACGCCGGGTTCGCCGCCGAGGACTGGTCCTCCTCGGTGCGGCTGCTCTGCCGCACCTGCTCCGAGAGCCGGATGCCGAGCGCCGAGGGCGACGGGGAGCATCTGGACCCGCACGACCACAGCGTCCCGGGTCACCCGGGCCCGCTGGGCCACCGCACCGCGGGTGACCGCTGGGTCGCGGAGCGCGAGTGCGGCATAGCCGCGCCTCCCGGACTGGTCCGCGGCCTCCTCGACGGCTGGGTCGCCGACAGCCCGGACACCCGCGCCTGGCGGGATCTCGAAGAGGTCTGCTGA